Genomic segment of Arachis hypogaea cultivar Tifrunner chromosome 11, arahy.Tifrunner.gnm2.J5K5, whole genome shotgun sequence:
ttgcatttttagttttcgaattattttctttctttaatcaataaattttatttttttatagctTTGCTATTACGTTTTTTGAGCGAATGAATAGTGAAGaacttaaataaaagaattattgaACCATTTTATGTTGTATCGATCATAGGAAGCTGAATTTTCACGTAATATGTGCTTTCAACTTTTTGTTGGTTAGTGTCAATGTTGCTATCATGATAAAGGTCTTGCAAGAACCAATACAGACAAGTCCAAATATGGTAGGCTGGCAGAGCTATTTGTTCATCAAGGATAAGAAGCAGAGGTACAGCTGGAACTGGCTACCAGTTTTACCAAACTATGATGAAGGCCATAAAGTATAACTTGTGGGATTTGAGATACCTCACAGTGGCCCTATTTGATAGGCATCACTTTGAGTTCACTATAGCCAAGACGAGTCCCACTAGTTCTTACTTGGCTCATACAGAGtatcaccaacataaaaatatttaatcataCATGGATGTCAACGGAAAATAAAATGTATTAAAGCAATGCAGCCTCAGTATGGAAAACCATCATAATATCCACAAATGTATTAGCTATAGTGGTTCAGTTAGGTTGGCCACATTTTAGTTGGCCACCTGACACATGCAGTACAACCATCAGAGAGTGGCTAAATCCAGCTATACTTCCTTAGCTCCTCTAGATTTGCAAGAAACAAGAACCACTAAGGTGAACCTAGTTCCTATTCTTGTCACCAAACAGTTGAGTGGAGAATAATATCATAATGTAGGCCTGAGCGGTCTCTAAGTAGTACAACTCAACAATCTCCAAGTATGGGATGACTCGGTCGTGTAATGGCATACTCTATTTCCTCCTAACACTGTAAATACACCTAGTCAACTATATCacaaaagaaaaagttgaccCTAGTCAAATGTAAATGAAAATTCTAACAAGAAATCAACTAATAAATATCGATTTTtataaagtaaagttaattaacGTTATCTAATCTTAACTAAAATATCCAAATAAACTACCAATAACCTCACTATTCTGCTTCAAATTGTATGAAGCAAAACTAATAGACAATAAAATTAGCATGTCTAATAACCAATAAGACTATCATCAATCTTATGACTACCACTCCAAATCTACTTCTAATCAataatattactactttttggaatGAGAACAAATTTCTAAACTAACTTCTACATTGATGTTTCCAGTAACatagcactacaagaaaaattcaGAGTATCATTGAATTTACCAGGGAATTTTTTATCAAAACCAATCTGACGGTATAACCCTCGCTAGTAACAAATTACCGTCGGCTTTTTCAATCCGCCAGTAGTTACCGTCGAATTCTGCGACATTCTTTGCCTATACCCTATTTAATTGCCGATGAAAAATTTTTGTCGGTAATTTTGGCGCTTCACTATGCTCTTTCCCACATGATTACCATTAGATTTTTTTTCTGTAAGTTCGACAgtaaattcaattattttaaaaaaaaatatttatgctcAATTAgtgatcaaattattttttattttaattttttttgcacaattagtagtcaaattctaAATAATTGGAACCAAATATGGTAAATTAAATATCAAgtgtacaaataaaataaaaagtcaaataaataaaatacaatgaaATAGTCTAGAACAAAACTCTAATCACTAAAGATCTTGATAGTCGTCGTTATCGTTGTCATCCTTGAGCTAGTCATGCTGAGGTGATAGACTAGGCGGTGGTGCCGATGCTCCACCAGAAGTGCCACTACCATCGGCAGCATCGCTGCCACTAGCACGCATCTGATCTTGATACACTGGCATCTGTTGCTCCATCTATTGAAATTGCTTCAGCTCTCGCTTCCACTCTAGCCTAAGGGAATTTGTGTCTGACACGCGTGTGAAGATCTCCTGATATCTCTCATTAGACTACTATATCTGCTGAGCCTGTTGGTGAAGCCTTTGAGTGAGCTCTAACACCTGCTCCCTCAAATCGACGTCATCCTTGGAGAAACAGGACTGTTGGTGGCAGAGGCAAATGAAGGTCTCAATGTGGAGGTGCGGAGGTTGTCGGCAAAGAATGATCCCAGCTCGTAGATGCGATTCTTGTACGGATCAGATGTGGTCTCGTGCCAAACTATGTTAGGATCGACTTCTGATGCAACGGAGTTGTTGTTTTCGTCTCTAATATGCTGAGATTGTTGGGTTGCGGCCTCTAATCTCTGTGTGTAGAACTCTTGTGTAACACATGTTATGATTAGGACTGcaattaattgaaaattttatatcacatgatgtttactcacataatgataCGCATACCACTGATAAGTAAATCTCTCCTTATTCTGTTTCAAAGTGTGAGTATACTTGAAAGTCTCCGTTATCATCGCATCACGATCCAACGACTTTGACTACACACAttgaaataatatattaaattaagtaataatgacattatatttcaaagacaaaatgaacttaataacaaaataaaacaagttaCATACCAACCTGGACAAAATAATGGCCCTGTTAGCTCTGTTTGTGAGATGGTGATTCTTGAACCCCTCATTAGTCTCTCAATGGACATACAATGCCTTCTTGATGTCCGGGTGGAGCCAAATAGTGAGGTGGCCATGCCTCTCACGTAGTCCTCCAACATCTACTGAAGTCGCCTTGCCATCTAATGGTTGAAGATCTTCCTGATCGTGGCATCGTGAGTCTTGTCCTATATAAATTTATCCTGCACAAAGGATATTTAGCACTAGTTAATCGagattaaatacataattaaacaaaatagagGATATAAACTAAAGTTTGAATATGTTGAGTTTTTACTGCCCACTTCCGAAACCATCACTCTCTGGTCTTAGTAGGGATCTTCTTATAGCTCGGCCATGGGTGGTCGTACATCAGTTTGATGACATTAGTACACTCCTGTATAGATGCATTGTTATTTGGCGCAAACATATCAATAGAAAACTTAATATTAATAgtttactaaaaaattatttgaagtaACCTATAAAATCCAATTATACTTAGATTTTCAGAAATTTTGTCAGAGTTTCATCTATAACTAGAAGGTGCCAAAAATACTATCTATCAACAATTCACTTAAGCAATTCACAAAAAACTAATATGAAATTATTTGACTTAAGCAACATTAtccattaacaataaaaaattctcAAACACTTTCATCAGTTCAAACCTACTAACCTAAATCGAATCTATCTtaacaacctaaatccactaaaaccaGAAAATTGAGtgtaactaaattaaactaactaactaaaatgaaaaacTTAAGATTAGCAACCACATATGTTGAATAATAATGTCAAAATAGTTTTCATATAAAAGAGTTCAAATAGTACTCACGCCGTCAAACTATCAGGCTAAATCGTCATCCGTACGTACGATGGGAGGTGGTGAAGGAGCATCTGGCTAGGATTCTAAGAGGATTCTAGCAACGCCAGTGTCTGTCGCTGGAGGTGTAGTCCTCGAAATAGTGGGCTACTAAGCATATGGATGTGGTGGAGGAGTCCACTCTGGTGAAGCAGTCGGACGACTTCCTAGTGGCAGGGATGGCACAACAGAAGGAACTACGTAGTTTGGGTTAAGGACCATGATGAACGGCTGATTCTGTGCACCGATTGCCTGTGATGTCCCAGGGGTAGAGGGCAATGACTAGAAGTCCTATGGGTACCAATAGACACCCTCTCTCTACCACGATCACGAGGTTGATTCGTGCTACCTCTGCCTGCCGTCATGTCTGCAAAGAGCAAATCAGCAAACACATATCtcccaaaaataatataatagcaAAAATTTGTCACAACCTACAACTCAGAGAAACACATGGGTGCTATATAACTTAGTAAGAGAAACTCATTAATTAAAATGAAGTACATAGCAAGTATGGTTCAAtataacttgaaaatttttcaaaaagatgTTAACAGACCAAATCATCAATCCAACTTCATAATTTCAACGCATGCCAAATCAATTACCTAAACTTTGCGAAGtatcaatattaaaaaattttaggcTCTAGTATGTTCACAACAATTAAGTGCACAAACTTGATAACCAAAGCAATAATCAATATGAACAAGCAATAATCAATATGAACAAGCATCACCAAGTAACAAGAAAAAGTTCAATATGAATATTCAACACAGTCAAGCATTTAACTAAATAGTTCCAGCAACATATTCATCAGAACTTAAGAAATTCCGAACTCTTCTAGCAGTCTCAGAACCTAGTAACTTATTTTAATCCTATCTTAgccacctaaatccactaaaatagaaaataactctAACTAAGCTAAGtaacaaaaaatcaaattaatgaaACTAAAGTTAAccaaaacataattgataatgagATTTGATTAAGAACCTGGGTTGCAGCAACAGAAAGGAAATGAAGCTTAGGGAAGGAGTTGTAGTGGCTGTCGGAGAGAAAGGAGTTGTAGTGGCTACTAGAGGGGAAGGAGTTGCAGTAGCTGCCAGAGTTGCATCGAAGCTCGCCTGAAGAAGAGACGGATATCGAGAGGAGACTGCCAGAGTGGAAGGCGGCCTGAGATGTCACTAAGGGAGAGACGGGAAGGTTAGAGAGAGAGTGACAGATGAGAGGGCAGAGTTGTATTGAAGCTCGCCTATCCCACTACAAAAAAACTTGGTAACTACGGCGGTTTTTTACGGTTACTACGACATTTGAACTGCCATTATTACAAACCGCCATAATTTGAAGCGCCAtttggttattacggcggttttcaaAAAACCACCACAATTACCTGGTTAAAACGGCAGTTTTTGAGttgggttaaaatggcggttcaaaccgccgttatttcaatctaaaatggcattttttgttggttaaaacggcggttcaaaccgtCATTATTTCCAAGGTAAAATGGtattttttgttggttaaaaCGGTGTTTATGAACCGCCATTTTTATCCTAATAGAGTGCATTTTAGTTAGTTAAAATGGCATTTAAAATCGTCGCTTTTACCGGGTTAAAACgacatttttggttggttaaaacggcaCTTTTGAATCGCCGTTTTTACTCTGACATTGGCATTTTTATTGGTTAAAACGGCATTTGAAATGCTATTTTGGCATTTTTATTGGTTAAAACGGCGTTTGAAACCGCTATTTTTACAAGGTTAAAATGGCATTTCATGTTTAAAATAGCAGTTACAAATCACCATTTTTACTGGGtaaaagtgatattttttatCACGTTAaacgaataatttttttattaaaatttcaaaataacaaaaatattatataactcataaacaaaatactaaacaaaatatatgactttttagtattgaaaatgaaagaaataacTCTTATACATAGTATCAAACATAGCATAATTTAACTATAAATGTCTTAACATGTAACTCTTAATACATAAAATCTCCATCACATTTCACGCTACTCTGTTGCTCGATCCAGAAGACCTACTTCCTAACTCTTTTGCCAATGGAATCTTACTCTCTTGATCCAattcatataataaaaaatataatttaaaaacataataaaaaagaataaatagatAAACCATTTAGAATAGTTGACTTAACCATAATaagaaaaacataataaaactataAGTACTTACTGGAAGAAGCATTAAAACACCAATAGGAACAACTGAAACCATGCAATCAGCATTCTTTTAagcgttttcttcttcttctcagtcAATTCATCCCCAATCAGAGCCTTTCTAAGCAAAACCTGTAGCAGCAGCGACATCAATAGCTAGAAGTTGAGTTCCTTACCGACATCCTGCTCATTGAGTAGCAAATTTCAAATCCAGACAAGTCTCAGATGTTATATAGACAACTTGTAATTTGGTCAAAACTTTAATTTCTATTCACTTTATGGAATAGTGGGCACTGTCAATATTACCAACACTGCATAATAAATATCATGCTACCCAATTTTCTATTTTAGTTTCTATAGATAGCAATTAATCTATACTTATATAAAATGAGAATCATTTATATCAGTATATCTATGTCTATATCTATTCTTATATATTGCCATAGTTATTAAATTTAACTAGTTTGTTTAGCCGATTGAACCGCGTCCATTCAAGGAATCAAACTAGATATCTTTAGACATTAAACTTGATTACACATATAATCCTTAACCACTAAATTATagtttattttttgcttttgtattttatatatatatatgcaagacgctagtaataatgatgatgatgccaTATTACATTTTCAAAGAATGCATACATTAATACACAACAATATCATCCCATGATTGAAAATACACAACACAACATCAAATGAACATAACTTTATAGTGAACAATGATAAACTCGAGTGGGTATATAATATAAACCAAAGCTAATCATGTCAGAATCAGATCTCATAATTTTAAGGAAATCATACAAACTAACTAGTTTAAAGAAAAAAACTGCACTTAATCATACCTCCTTAAGTAATCTTCCTCCAGATGTGGCATTAGGGTTGGAACAAGGATTTTTAAACCATTGGATTGATTTAACAGTAGCCATGCAACCCAAAGCATGTGCAGAGTTAGAATGTCCATGCAAGAGAGCCTTGAGTTAACTAGAACAAGAGGACATATCACATTAATATGACATCAAGATACTGTTGAGGAACATGGCTTTCCATAAACACAAAATATTAGGACTAAAAGCTAAATGGctaaatcaaatatcaaatatttataaaaatttggaacttaaaaatagaaaaaccaTGATTTGTTGCATCCAGAagcactgaaaaataaaaataataaaaaatatataaaaagaatgtGGGAAAAAATGAATCAGCTTTAGTTGTCAATAAAGTTTTTAATAACTCAAATATAGTTGTGCGTATATAATTATAAAGGTTAGCTAATAAcctaaagtttttaatttttttccttacAAATTTGCTATATAGTTATCTATCATTTGACTAAAAAGTGAATTAAGAGTATTAGTAAAGgaagtaaattaaacaaagaaaattttaattttttcaatacattaaatacataaaaacttacaaaatcaatatttactttatatttataatattttttaactaatactTATCAACGTTTTAAacctaaatattaaattttaaattaactatAAATCCTAGtagcataaaaataaaacattgacTATAAAATCTCAACAAAGATAACCGAAATATTTCTACTCCAACACTCATTAACAAGTACTCGCTGAAACAATGGATCAACCATATGCATTCCTTCAACACCTTGTATAACTAAAGAAAAGTTCAGGTCCAAATGAGATTATAGAAATTTAGGGAAGTAGGTGCAACTATTTTAATTTAGAAATCTAAATAGACAATGGAACAACTAAAGAATGAAAACGTCTTAAGAAACCAAGACAGAAAAGCAAGAAACTTTTGCTTTTTGAAAGATCTAGAGAGTAGAAACCATATGCAATATTTTTCTTACATAGAAAATTGCATTACTGTGAGCATAGCTCTAATATATTATCACGTTGATGTGTGTTAAGTGAGTAACTGATTCttgttctatttttttcattcataTTTATTCATTGGAGAAAGTAATATCAACAGATAAGATCATTAGAGGGAAATGAGGAGAGTTTGAAATTAAAATGACGACTTCAAATTATGCAAGCTCATAAAATTCTTGCCTGGTTCCATAATCAATGCTCCAATATTATTGGACCCTCTATATCTAGATAACCGTTTTGATAAGTAAGATGAATAGACTACAGCAAGCTCAGAAGTATCCCTGCCCTTGAGAAATATTTTGTCACGTGAAGCAAAGGCTGTGAAAATGTCAACAAAGAATATGATGATATTCTAAACAAAGGAATTAGTGTTGGAATTTTGAAACTTACTAATGTTACCAAGTTTCAGATTTTCAATCTGAAACCCTTCAGGCAACAAAAGACTCCACGTATTGTTGCTCATAAAGACAGAAGGAGGATCCACAAAAAGACCTATTTCTGTGTACCTATGAAATTAAGAATTGAAACTTATATTAGAAGGGTTTCAGAAGTATAAACTAGTTTAGAAAACAATAGTACAGGAGAGGAATCTCAAAAACAACCTCCAAGCATTTATCAGCTTCCAACACCTTTAATACTGCAACATTGACCAAGAGCCCATGTTAACTGGATGTCAAAACTAAGGTATGAGCATATAAATGACAATCTTGTCAAGTTTCAAACATAGTAAAGCTTCCTTCAATTTTCTAGTGCTCAATCTTCAAGTTAGTGAATGAAGATGTTTCATTtccttcttttgtttgttttcttttcctttaagtAACATGAGTTGGAACAATACTATATTGTTTCCTAGTTTCATCACTTCTAAAACAAATTGTTAAAATCAAATTGGGTTATTCTTTATTGCAGAATTATGTTCAATCATTGCTGTCACTGACACTGCGGTAAAATAATAAACCGGTGGAAGTTAAATTGAATATAACTAACGGCTTTTCATTCAAGAAAGTGAAGTAAATTTCTTACTTGGTTCACAAAGCTCACTAGACCTGCCAATCTCTCCATTGCAGTAGACATGTTTGGAGTGTTAGTTTGTTCTTCAAGTTGTCCTGCTGCTACAGATTCTAAAACCATTTGTTGAAGTTTGTCCATGCCTTGTGAAAGAGCATCTTCTGCTTGCTGACAAGATTTTCCAAGGTTGCTTATGTTTGACCTTTGTTGCTCTGTCATGGTTTCAATCCTAGGGACCAGAATCTGCAATCAAAAtggttttcttttttaattattaataatgcaTCATATTACCATTTACATGCAAAGTTGGTGCTCTCATTCACAATGAGGAAGCTTTCTCAACATCTTTTATTTAACTAGATAGTAAGCATCATCTTTAGAATTTCAGAGGGGCAAAGGCCTCCAATCCAGAAGAAAAATTGTTCAAACACCTTTAAGATCTTTTATATACCTATGGAtcagcaagaaaattaaaaattgaaagccAAAATACACACTTACATCATTCAAACATTAACACAACATTCATGGAACAGATTAGCAGTGCTTTGTGTCTCTTCATTATTGCATTTAACCATCATTCAAACACTTACATCAGAAAATACACACACGCCATGTTTTGTACTAATTTCGAACAAACGATGCAAATTAATCAGTTCAATCGAATATATTAGGTCTCAAACTAAATAAAATCAGAAGcaaaaaaaacaacaacacaaTAGAAAATATAGCAGTAACAagctaacaacaacaacatcacaaAAGATCAATGAAAGTTAAAAACACAATAATAAAAACAGAACCAGCATTCCTTATTTCTTCCTACTAGAGCATGAAGTAGATCTAAAAGAACGAAGAGTTACCTATTAGAAGTGATAGAGATCGCAATGGAGCAGAGGTGAATGACGGCGATGAGATGAGTGGCAATCTTCATATCCAATCCAAATCATAGAAGCTCGCTGAAGACAGCGTTTCAGTTCACAGCACACAATCTCATCGGAGGAGAACGCCGAGAAAATCGTCGCCGGAGCATTCGCTGGAGCAAATCATCACCGGATCATTCACTGGAGCAGATCGTTGTCGGAGCAGTCGCTGGTGCAGAAGGTTGCCAGAGCAGAGCACATATCGTCGTTTTTGGATTTGACAGTGGTGGCAACGCGTGTTAGGGTTTTCCTTGTTGGGGGAACACATTCGATTTAAGATATTTGGGTTTTCTTGCTTTTCAAttttccttcgtttgggcctttttttttaacaatgtGTTCTTATAATGGCGGTTTTAACCACCAAAATTACCAAAAATTGccattttattcaaattaattatGGCAGCATCATAAAATGCCATAATACTTGAATATTACGGTGGTTTTAAAGAACCGCCATAATATAAATGCCATCTTAAATCTCATTTTTTGTAGTGTTCGGAGAGGCAGATGACGATAGGCTGCTGCCAGAGGGGGTTGCTAGAGACATCCTTaacggggagagagagagagctggAGATGAGagggtgaggagagagagtgagagggTTCCCAATTCAAAATGAGGGGGAGAGGGTTCCCAATCCAAATTTAGGGTACGATTATCGTCGGATTTATCGGCGGATAAATTCACCGGAAACGAATCAACTAGTGAACAAAACGCAGCGTTGCACTAATTAGGTTTACTGTTGGAAAAATCTGACCATAAATTCGACAGTAATTAATGCGCCAATTTTTTTTCGTCTAATTATTTCGGGAGATTTTACCATCGGTAACCCTAATCCGGTAATAAATGTTCTACCTAACGAATTTGTTGTCAAATCAATGGTGAATTTGCGGGTAAACCCGCCACTAACTTTCGATGATAAATTTACTGGTAAATCTGACAATTTTCAGTATTTTTCTTGTAATATAGGCAACCCCGTTTAGTTGTTAGACATGATCTGCTTCTTCCATGGCCCTACCTATGCGTGATCCTTGCATGGTTCTCTCTGAAAACTTTTTAATTAAACTTTGAAAATGAACCAAATGAATAATTCACAAATCTTTATATAACCTCACGCATAAATCGCGACTAACTCTTTGCGGTCTTGCATATAGAGAAGTCTTCATAAAATACAACAATATCTAGTGGTTTTGGCCCATCAAAAGTTTCATAAACTGCAACACTGTCAAGCGGTTTTGGCCCATCAAAATCTTTATATAAATTGTGACATCTTAGGACAGTTTATGTTTAAACTCTCAAAAATTTAACACCTTGAATGATTTATATAGAGCAAGTACATTATTGAAATATAACTATTATCCAattattgtatttaaattttaaaatttatttttatttaaatatgtaatttgtccatatatatatatatatatatgcagagCGATTCAATAGTTACAGTTTAATTAGAAAAGATTAATACATTATTCACAAGTCACAACTAGGTGATAAATTTGaaatggaaataaaaataaagataaaatttttcgaaactaacagtaatttataaaaatgttacgtaattaatatttttagatatttattttctatttgagtCAACatcaattaattttatatttttctacttAAAATATTAGTCCATTATTTATTTGTTGAGGAAAGGGAGAAATGACAAAATGGGTGTAGATTGAAATTATTGCAGGGCACCAACATTTGGCCATCTAAAGTTCAGGCTTCGAAATCAAGTTCAGGCTTTGGGTCACACTAGATTTGATCCAAGTCATTTGGATTGGAGGCTGTTCCTGTTCCTAATTGGGCGCCCGGCCACACCAAGAGCGAGCAAAATGACTATGCTCATCGAATAAAGTCTCTTTCTGACCCACGTCTAATAAAAAACTGGCGTCTCTTTCTGACCAAAAACTAACAGTCTCTTTTATGTTTTTGTTGTTCCGGGAAGCCTTGGATCAAGTGGAAAATTAGATGTGAGACAAGGATAATACTAAACAATGTAAATAATGgagtaaataaagaaattaaaattaaaattacaggATTATTGCAAGTAGTGGTATGTGAGAAAAAAATTGCACTGGAAACAGATGTCGCGATCCCAACTTGCAAAGGACATGGACAAAACTCCAGGTACTTCCACAACGTAGTTTCAACAAGAAGGAGGAATAATAGGATTGATACGTTGGTTATCAATGGAAGGTTAGTAAGAAATCAAGCAAGAATAAAAATTGTTATCAGAGAGTTTTACAAGAGTTTATATCATCAGGAGGAGTCTCCTATGGTGGGTTTTAAGGATGATCTAGTGGATATGATCGCTGAAGATGATGCAGCAGCTTTAGAGGTCTTGCCGTCGGTTAAGTAGATTGGAGATGAAGTGTGGGACTGTGAATCATCTAAGGCACCGGGAAGCGATAGGTACAAAATGAACTTCATCAAGAAGTGCTAGAACGAAATTGGGGCCGAGTTCACAGCAGCTGTGTTGGGGTTCTTTCAGACATTTACGCTACCGACAGATTCTAGTATCACATGGGTTGTATTGGCGCCAAAGTTCATTCCAATTAGCATGGTTGGTTGTGTGTATAAGGTGATTTCTAAGGTATTGGTTAGGAGGATGAGATCAGTTATGCTAGGCTTGATTGGAGAGACTCAGAGTGTGTTTGTTAAGGGTCGAAAAATACATGATGGGACCCTTATTGCATGTGAAACTGTACATTGGCTTAAAATGAGAAAAAAGGAAGCAACTATAATCAAGCTGGATTTTCAAAAGACATATAATATAGTCAAGTTGAGCTTTGTGGACATTGTTCTGCAGAAGATGGGTTTTGGGCACAGGTGGAGGCAGTGAGTTATGGAGTGTGTTAGCACATATTCTATGTCAATATTGATAAATGGTTCACCAACAAAGCCATTTAAGATAGAAAGAGGTCTGAGACAAGGTGATCCTCTATCTCCTTTCTTGTTTGTACTTGTTGTTGATGTCTTACAGAGAATAATTGAAGTGGCACTTAGAAACGGCCGGATATCCCTATTATTCGTTGGGAGAGACAATATAGAAATGTCAGATCTCTAGTTAGTCGATGACTCTGTGTTGTTCTATCCGTCAGAGGAGGAGAATACTAAGAACTATAAGAGGCTTCTATGTTGCTTCGAGTTGATGTCGAGGTTAAGTATCAATTTTGACAAATCCATTTTGATCCCAATCAATTGTGAACAACAGTGGGTTCAAAGTGTGTGCAGTTTGTTGGGGTACAAGAAAGCTACTCTTCCGGTCAAATACCTTGGAATCCCTCTAGGAGCAAACCCGAGGTTGGTCAAGACTAGGAAGCCAATTATTGACAAAGTGAGGAGAAGCTCAGTTTATGGAAATCTAAGGTACTCAACAAAGCGAGAAAGTTGGTGCTCATCAAAGCAGTATTAAATAGCCTGCCAGTATATTATTTAAGCTTATATAAGATGCCAAAAGCTGTTGCGGAGAAACTGATTTCTTTACAGAGAAAGTTCTTGTGTTGTAAGAAGGATGGAAGGAATGGTATG
This window contains:
- the LOC112722085 gene encoding bifunctional dethiobiotin synthetase/7,8-diamino-pelargonic acid aminotransferase, mitochondrial-like isoform X2, yielding MSNNTWSLLLPEGFQIENLKLGNITFASRDKIFLKGRDTSELAVVYSSYLSKRLSRYRGSNNIGALIMEPVNSRLSCMDILTLHMLWVAWLLLNQSNGLKILVPTLMPHLEEDYLRRFCLERL
- the LOC112722085 gene encoding bifunctional dethiobiotin synthetase/7,8-diamino-pelargonic acid aminotransferase, mitochondrial-like isoform X1, which encodes MSNNTWSLLLPEGFQIENLKLGNITFASRDKIFLKGRDTSELAVVYSSYLSKRLSRYRGSNNIGALIMEPVNSRLSCMDILTLHMLWVAWLLLNQSNGLKILVPTLMPHLEEDYLRRMSVRNSTSSY